Proteins encoded together in one Prunus dulcis chromosome 3, ALMONDv2, whole genome shotgun sequence window:
- the LOC117621327 gene encoding KH domain-containing protein HEN4 isoform X3, with product MAGQRNSYGKRSHSQSDYADNGGGGNKRRNPGEEREQFIIDAEDTVYRYLCPVKKIGSIIGRGGEIVKQLRVDTKSKIRIGETVPGCEERVVTVYSASDETNGFEDGGAYVAPAQDALFRVHERVIAEDLHNDEDADGGSHHVIARLLVPSDQIGCIIGKGGQIVQNIRSETGAQIRILKDDHLPACALNSDELVQISGEAPLVKKALFQIASRLHDNPSRSQHLLTSAVPMYTSGGSLMGPSGGPPIVGIAPLMGPYGGYKGDVGDWSRSLYSAPRDDASSKEFSIRLVCPTANIGGVIGKGGVIINQIRQDSGAVIKVDSSTSEGDDCLITVSAKEFFEDPYSATVEAAVRLQPRCSEKVERDSGIISFTTRLLVPTSRIGCLIGKGGAIVTEMRRITKANIRILSKESLPKIASEDDEMVQISGDLDIAKDALIQVVTRLRANLFDREGAGSAFLPVLPYLPVSTDGSDGPNYDSRDGKRHGRGHSYSAGYGGSSDFATNDSYGSYGGSQIGGSGSAYGAYGAYSSGRSGSSG from the exons ATGGCAGGTCAGAGGAACAGTTATGGAAAGCGCTCGCATTCTCAGTCGGATTACGCCGATAACGGAGGGGGAGGAAACAAAAGGAGAAATCCAGGTGAAGAAAGAGAGCAATTCATCATCGATGCGGAGGACACCGTGTATCGGTACTTGTGCCCTGTGAAGAAGATTGGTAGCATAATCGGGAGAGGAGGAGAGATTGTGAAGCAGCTGAGGGTGGACACAAAGTCCAAGATTAGAATCGGCGAAACGGTGCCGGGTTGCGAGGAGCGAGTTGTTACTGTGTACAGCGCCAGCGACGAGACGAATGGGTTTGAAGATGGTGGTGCTTATGTTGCTCCTGCTCAGGACGCGTTGTTCAGGGTCCATGAGAGGGTCATAGCTGAGGACCTGCATAACGATGAGGACGCGGACGGTGGAAGCCACCATGTTATTGCTCGGCTTCTTGTGCCGTCCGATCAGATTGGTTGCATTATTGGCAAAGGTGGGCAGATAGTTCAGAACATTCGTAGTGAAACGGGTGCCCAGATTCGCATTCTTAAGGACGACCATTTGCCTGCTTGTGCCTTGAACTCGGACGAGCTTGTACAG ATATCTGGGGAGGCTCCTCTTGTTAAGAAGGCTCTTTTTCAAATAGCATCTCGCCTTCATGATAACCCATCACGATCTCAGCATTTGCTTACATCTGCGGTGCCTATGTACACTTCTGGTGGTTCGCTCATGGGTCCATCTGGTGGTCCACCAATAGTGGGAATAGCTCCATTGATGGGTCCTTATGGAGGTTATAAAGGTGATGTTGGAGACTGGTCACGCTCCTTGTACTCGGCTCCAAGAGATGATGCTTCTTCAAAAGAATTTTCTATTCGCTTGGTTTGTCCAACTGCTAATATTGGAGGTGTGATTGGGAAGGGTGGTGtcataattaatcaaatcagaCAGGATTCTGGGGCTGTCATTAAAGTTGATAGTTCAACATCTGAAGGAGATGATTGCTTAATTACTGTATCAGCAAAGGAG TTCTTTGAAGACCCATACTCGGCAACTGTAGAAGCAGCAGTGCGTTTGCAACCCAGATGCAGCGAGAAAGTAGAAAGAGATTCAGGAATTATCTCATTCACAACCCGCCTTCTTGTTCCAACATCACGAATTGGCTGCTTAATTGGTAAAGGAGGAGCGATTGTAACTGAGATGAGGAGAATTACCAAAGCTAATATTCGCATACTTTCTAAGGAAAGTCTGCCCAAAATCGCATCAGAAGATGATGAGATGGTGCAG ATTTCTGGAGATCTTGATATTGCTAAGGACGCTCTTATACAAGTAGTTACCCGATTAAGAGCAAACCTTTTTGACAGGGAAGGTGCAGGGTCTGCGTTCCTGCCAGTTTTGCCTTATCTTCCTGTGTCAACAGATGGTTCAGATGGTCCAAATTATGATAGTAGAGATGGTAAAAGACATGGGCGTGGGCATTCTTACTCTGCCGGCTATGGTGGCTCAAGTGATTTTGCAACAAATGATAGTTATGGAAGTTATGGTGGTTCACAG ATTGGTGGTAGCGGCAGCGCTTATGGAGCCTATGGAGCTTATTCTTCCGGACGGAGTGGTAGTTCTGG CTGA
- the LOC117621327 gene encoding KH domain-containing protein HEN4 isoform X1: protein MAGQRNSYGKRSHSQSDYADNGGGGNKRRNPGEEREQFIIDAEDTVYRYLCPVKKIGSIIGRGGEIVKQLRVDTKSKIRIGETVPGCEERVVTVYSASDETNGFEDGGAYVAPAQDALFRVHERVIAEDLHNDEDADGGSHHVIARLLVPSDQIGCIIGKGGQIVQNIRSETGAQIRILKDDHLPACALNSDELVQISGEAPLVKKALFQIASRLHDNPSRSQHLLTSAVPMYTSGGSLMGPSGGPPIVGIAPLMGPYGGYKGDVGDWSRSLYSAPRDDASSKEFSIRLVCPTANIGGVIGKGGVIINQIRQDSGAVIKVDSSTSEGDDCLITVSAKEFFEDPYSATVEAAVRLQPRCSEKVERDSGIISFTTRLLVPTSRIGCLIGKGGAIVTEMRRITKANIRILSKESLPKIASEDDEMVQISGDLDIAKDALIQVVTRLRANLFDREGAGSAFLPVLPYLPVSTDGSDGPNYDSRDGKRHGRGHSYSAGYGGSSDFATNDSYGSYGGSQIGGSGSAYGAYGAYSSGRSGSSGLSSQNPVSRRRNYGY, encoded by the exons ATGGCAGGTCAGAGGAACAGTTATGGAAAGCGCTCGCATTCTCAGTCGGATTACGCCGATAACGGAGGGGGAGGAAACAAAAGGAGAAATCCAGGTGAAGAAAGAGAGCAATTCATCATCGATGCGGAGGACACCGTGTATCGGTACTTGTGCCCTGTGAAGAAGATTGGTAGCATAATCGGGAGAGGAGGAGAGATTGTGAAGCAGCTGAGGGTGGACACAAAGTCCAAGATTAGAATCGGCGAAACGGTGCCGGGTTGCGAGGAGCGAGTTGTTACTGTGTACAGCGCCAGCGACGAGACGAATGGGTTTGAAGATGGTGGTGCTTATGTTGCTCCTGCTCAGGACGCGTTGTTCAGGGTCCATGAGAGGGTCATAGCTGAGGACCTGCATAACGATGAGGACGCGGACGGTGGAAGCCACCATGTTATTGCTCGGCTTCTTGTGCCGTCCGATCAGATTGGTTGCATTATTGGCAAAGGTGGGCAGATAGTTCAGAACATTCGTAGTGAAACGGGTGCCCAGATTCGCATTCTTAAGGACGACCATTTGCCTGCTTGTGCCTTGAACTCGGACGAGCTTGTACAG ATATCTGGGGAGGCTCCTCTTGTTAAGAAGGCTCTTTTTCAAATAGCATCTCGCCTTCATGATAACCCATCACGATCTCAGCATTTGCTTACATCTGCGGTGCCTATGTACACTTCTGGTGGTTCGCTCATGGGTCCATCTGGTGGTCCACCAATAGTGGGAATAGCTCCATTGATGGGTCCTTATGGAGGTTATAAAGGTGATGTTGGAGACTGGTCACGCTCCTTGTACTCGGCTCCAAGAGATGATGCTTCTTCAAAAGAATTTTCTATTCGCTTGGTTTGTCCAACTGCTAATATTGGAGGTGTGATTGGGAAGGGTGGTGtcataattaatcaaatcagaCAGGATTCTGGGGCTGTCATTAAAGTTGATAGTTCAACATCTGAAGGAGATGATTGCTTAATTACTGTATCAGCAAAGGAG TTCTTTGAAGACCCATACTCGGCAACTGTAGAAGCAGCAGTGCGTTTGCAACCCAGATGCAGCGAGAAAGTAGAAAGAGATTCAGGAATTATCTCATTCACAACCCGCCTTCTTGTTCCAACATCACGAATTGGCTGCTTAATTGGTAAAGGAGGAGCGATTGTAACTGAGATGAGGAGAATTACCAAAGCTAATATTCGCATACTTTCTAAGGAAAGTCTGCCCAAAATCGCATCAGAAGATGATGAGATGGTGCAG ATTTCTGGAGATCTTGATATTGCTAAGGACGCTCTTATACAAGTAGTTACCCGATTAAGAGCAAACCTTTTTGACAGGGAAGGTGCAGGGTCTGCGTTCCTGCCAGTTTTGCCTTATCTTCCTGTGTCAACAGATGGTTCAGATGGTCCAAATTATGATAGTAGAGATGGTAAAAGACATGGGCGTGGGCATTCTTACTCTGCCGGCTATGGTGGCTCAAGTGATTTTGCAACAAATGATAGTTATGGAAGTTATGGTGGTTCACAG ATTGGTGGTAGCGGCAGCGCTTATGGAGCCTATGGAGCTTATTCTTCCGGACGGAGTGGTAGTTCTGG GTTATCTAGCCAGAACCCTGTTTCTCGGAGGAGAAACTATGGTTACTAA
- the LOC117621327 gene encoding KH domain-containing protein HEN4 isoform X2, which produces MAGQRNSYGKRSHSQSDYADNGGGGNKRRNPGEEREQFIIDAEDTVYRYLCPVKKIGSIIGRGGEIVKQLRVDTKSKIRIGETVPGCEERVVTVYSASDETNGFEDGGAYVAPAQDALFRVHERVIAEDLHNDEDADGGSHHVIARLLVPSDQIGCIIGKGGQIVQNIRSETGAQIRILKDDHLPACALNSDELVQISGEAPLVKKALFQIASRLHDNPSRSQHLLTSAVPMYTSGGSLMGPSGGPPIVGIAPLMGPYGGYKGDVGDWSRSLYSAPRDDASSKEFSIRLVCPTANIGGVIGKGGVIINQIRQDSGAVIKVDSSTSEGDDCLITVSAKEFFEDPYSATVEAAVRLQPRCSEKVERDSGIISFTTRLLVPTSRIGCLIGKGGAIVTEMRRITKANIRILSKESLPKIASEDDEMVQISGDLDIAKDALIQVVTRLRANLFDREGAGSAFLPVLPYLPVSTDGSDGPNYDSRDGKRHGRGHSYSAGYGGSSDFATNDSYGSYGGSQIGGSGSAYGAYGAYSSGRSGSSGNRSFFFPVNTNLETH; this is translated from the exons ATGGCAGGTCAGAGGAACAGTTATGGAAAGCGCTCGCATTCTCAGTCGGATTACGCCGATAACGGAGGGGGAGGAAACAAAAGGAGAAATCCAGGTGAAGAAAGAGAGCAATTCATCATCGATGCGGAGGACACCGTGTATCGGTACTTGTGCCCTGTGAAGAAGATTGGTAGCATAATCGGGAGAGGAGGAGAGATTGTGAAGCAGCTGAGGGTGGACACAAAGTCCAAGATTAGAATCGGCGAAACGGTGCCGGGTTGCGAGGAGCGAGTTGTTACTGTGTACAGCGCCAGCGACGAGACGAATGGGTTTGAAGATGGTGGTGCTTATGTTGCTCCTGCTCAGGACGCGTTGTTCAGGGTCCATGAGAGGGTCATAGCTGAGGACCTGCATAACGATGAGGACGCGGACGGTGGAAGCCACCATGTTATTGCTCGGCTTCTTGTGCCGTCCGATCAGATTGGTTGCATTATTGGCAAAGGTGGGCAGATAGTTCAGAACATTCGTAGTGAAACGGGTGCCCAGATTCGCATTCTTAAGGACGACCATTTGCCTGCTTGTGCCTTGAACTCGGACGAGCTTGTACAG ATATCTGGGGAGGCTCCTCTTGTTAAGAAGGCTCTTTTTCAAATAGCATCTCGCCTTCATGATAACCCATCACGATCTCAGCATTTGCTTACATCTGCGGTGCCTATGTACACTTCTGGTGGTTCGCTCATGGGTCCATCTGGTGGTCCACCAATAGTGGGAATAGCTCCATTGATGGGTCCTTATGGAGGTTATAAAGGTGATGTTGGAGACTGGTCACGCTCCTTGTACTCGGCTCCAAGAGATGATGCTTCTTCAAAAGAATTTTCTATTCGCTTGGTTTGTCCAACTGCTAATATTGGAGGTGTGATTGGGAAGGGTGGTGtcataattaatcaaatcagaCAGGATTCTGGGGCTGTCATTAAAGTTGATAGTTCAACATCTGAAGGAGATGATTGCTTAATTACTGTATCAGCAAAGGAG TTCTTTGAAGACCCATACTCGGCAACTGTAGAAGCAGCAGTGCGTTTGCAACCCAGATGCAGCGAGAAAGTAGAAAGAGATTCAGGAATTATCTCATTCACAACCCGCCTTCTTGTTCCAACATCACGAATTGGCTGCTTAATTGGTAAAGGAGGAGCGATTGTAACTGAGATGAGGAGAATTACCAAAGCTAATATTCGCATACTTTCTAAGGAAAGTCTGCCCAAAATCGCATCAGAAGATGATGAGATGGTGCAG ATTTCTGGAGATCTTGATATTGCTAAGGACGCTCTTATACAAGTAGTTACCCGATTAAGAGCAAACCTTTTTGACAGGGAAGGTGCAGGGTCTGCGTTCCTGCCAGTTTTGCCTTATCTTCCTGTGTCAACAGATGGTTCAGATGGTCCAAATTATGATAGTAGAGATGGTAAAAGACATGGGCGTGGGCATTCTTACTCTGCCGGCTATGGTGGCTCAAGTGATTTTGCAACAAATGATAGTTATGGAAGTTATGGTGGTTCACAG ATTGGTGGTAGCGGCAGCGCTTATGGAGCCTATGGAGCTTATTCTTCCGGACGGAGTGGTAGTTCTGG TAAcaggtcttttttttttcccgtgaATACCAATCTTGAAACGCATTAA